The Gammaproteobacteria bacterium genome window below encodes:
- a CDS encoding mannose-1-phosphate guanylyltransferase/mannose-6-phosphate isomerase encodes MSKSLSSLIPVVLSGGTGSRLWPLSRKLYPKQFIPLRGETSLYQSTLERIVDLDGVGNIVTICNDEHRFMAAEQARLSNIENSDIILEPVGRNTAPAITIAALHALNKQADAHLLVLPADHILGDGEKFSSAVKQAYRAAENHLVTFGVVPSRVETGYGYIKHAPEEVTDNTFSVTDFVEKPDFKTAEKYIESGNYLWNSGMFLFRADMFLQEIEQFQPEIYATCKQAYESGEKDLDFIRLDEQVFSKAPSISVDYAVMEKTSKAAVVPLESGWSDVGSWHALWESFEQDQNHNATSGDVVEEDCNGCFIHASNRLVAAVGMQDHVIVETADAVLVTPRDRAQDVKKIVNKLQQAKRDEVDIHPKVYRPWGAYETIDIEDRFQVKRITVSPLQKLSLQSHHHRAEHWIVVKGTARVTCGEKEYLLSENESTYIPIGTKHRLENPGKIPLELIEVQSGTYLGEDDIERYDDDYGR; translated from the coding sequence ATGTCTAAGTCATTGTCTTCTCTCATTCCAGTGGTTTTATCTGGTGGTACTGGCTCACGTTTATGGCCTTTATCTAGAAAGCTCTATCCTAAGCAATTTATTCCTTTAAGAGGTGAAACAAGCTTATATCAATCTACACTTGAGCGAATCGTGGATTTAGATGGTGTGGGGAATATTGTAACCATTTGCAATGATGAGCATCGGTTTATGGCGGCTGAGCAAGCGCGTTTATCAAATATCGAAAACTCCGATATTATTTTGGAACCTGTTGGGCGTAATACCGCTCCTGCAATTACCATTGCGGCATTACATGCTTTAAATAAGCAAGCTGATGCGCATTTATTAGTGTTGCCTGCAGATCATATATTGGGTGATGGAGAAAAATTCTCATCAGCTGTGAAGCAAGCATATCGAGCTGCAGAAAATCATTTAGTAACATTTGGAGTTGTCCCATCTCGCGTTGAAACAGGTTATGGCTATATAAAACATGCGCCAGAGGAAGTTACAGATAATACATTCTCTGTGACAGACTTTGTTGAGAAACCAGATTTTAAAACTGCTGAGAAGTATATAGAGAGTGGTAACTATCTTTGGAATAGCGGCATGTTTCTATTTCGTGCGGATATGTTTTTGCAAGAGATCGAACAATTCCAACCTGAAATATATGCAACCTGTAAACAGGCTTATGAAAGTGGTGAAAAAGATCTCGATTTTATTCGTTTAGACGAGCAAGTTTTTTCTAAGGCGCCGAGTATCTCAGTTGATTACGCAGTAATGGAAAAAACTAGTAAGGCAGCTGTAGTGCCATTAGAAAGTGGATGGAGCGATGTTGGATCATGGCATGCGCTGTGGGAATCTTTTGAGCAGGACCAGAACCACAATGCTACTTCTGGCGATGTGGTTGAAGAAGATTGCAATGGTTGTTTTATTCATGCAAGCAATCGACTTGTAGCAGCGGTGGGTATGCAAGACCATGTTATTGTTGAAACAGCTGATGCAGTATTAGTTACACCACGAGATCGGGCTCAAGATGTTAAGAAGATTGTCAATAAACTACAGCAAGCGAAGCGTGACGAAGTAGATATTCATCCCAAGGTTTATCGCCCCTGGGGTGCATATGAAACCATTGATATTGAAGATCGATTCCAGGTAAAGCGCATCACGGTTTCTCCGTTACAGAAATTATCCCTACAAAGCCATCATCATCGAGCTGAGCATTGGATAGTCGTAAAAGGAACTGCACGAGTCACCTGCGGAGAAAAAGAATATTTACTCAGCGAAAATGAGTCCACCTACATACCTATCGGCACCAAGCACAGATTGGAAAACCCGGGTAAAATTCCCCTGGAGCTCATCGAGGTGCAATCTGGTACTTATTTAGGTGAAGATGATATCGAAAGATATGATGATGATTATGGTCGTTAA
- the lnt gene encoding apolipoprotein N-acyltransferase translates to MSVLGLKALLVSIAGAILVFAYAPFSIGWLTFVCPVVLYVAIARQSAGIAATFGFIFGLFFFGFGVPWTFNSIHEFGHAPLVLSAFLAGLMVIVLALFPAGAAGLTVYLNSKKHFSFSTVVTFACLWVGFEWIRSWIFTGFPWLLIGHVHHSGPLQGILPVFGTYGASWLSVLFGCLVAVILFAKFKQKILSALSIIVIAISLYFVNQIAWTHADDEKLDVVLVQGNISQEMKWDQSKHTYIMEKYLQMSKKHFDADIIIWPETAIPTYYSMVKDSFIQKVGKTADQNNIDYLIGVFTFDPANGHVYNSVMTLGSELSFYRKQRLVPFGEYLPFRGVLTFLERYIDIPMADISSGEGRPLVRLKGYPVGSSICYEAVYGNQVIEAMPEAKFLVNVSNDAWFGDSLAPHQHLEITRSRAVETGRYLLRATNTGISAVINPNGIIVNKSVQFQDDVIRATISPYSGVTPYARWGNWGIVSIVFSCLAGLGILRWLTRTH, encoded by the coding sequence ATGTCAGTATTGGGTCTGAAAGCTTTACTTGTTTCTATAGCGGGTGCGATTCTTGTATTTGCCTATGCGCCATTTTCTATTGGGTGGCTTACGTTTGTTTGTCCTGTAGTTTTGTATGTGGCGATCGCGCGCCAATCTGCTGGCATTGCTGCGACATTTGGTTTTATCTTTGGGTTGTTCTTTTTTGGTTTTGGTGTGCCATGGACTTTTAATAGTATTCATGAGTTTGGTCATGCGCCATTAGTACTTAGTGCGTTTCTTGCTGGATTGATGGTAATTGTCCTAGCCTTATTTCCAGCAGGTGCTGCAGGTTTAACGGTTTACCTGAATTCAAAAAAACATTTTAGCTTTTCTACAGTTGTGACTTTTGCGTGCTTATGGGTAGGCTTTGAGTGGATACGTAGCTGGATATTTACCGGATTTCCATGGCTGTTGATAGGGCATGTGCATCATTCGGGACCATTGCAAGGTATATTGCCTGTATTTGGAACGTATGGCGCAAGTTGGCTAAGTGTTTTATTTGGATGCTTAGTCGCTGTAATTCTATTTGCTAAGTTTAAACAAAAGATACTTTCTGCATTATCTATAATAGTAATCGCAATATCGTTATATTTTGTAAATCAAATAGCATGGACGCACGCAGATGATGAAAAGTTAGATGTAGTGTTAGTGCAAGGAAATATTTCCCAAGAGATGAAATGGGATCAAAGTAAGCACACTTATATTATGGAAAAGTATTTGCAAATGAGTAAAAAACATTTCGATGCCGATATTATCATTTGGCCAGAAACCGCGATTCCAACATATTATTCAATGGTAAAAGATTCTTTTATTCAAAAAGTGGGCAAAACTGCTGATCAAAATAATATAGATTACTTGATCGGAGTGTTTACTTTCGACCCCGCAAATGGGCATGTATACAATAGCGTAATGACGCTGGGGAGCGAACTTAGTTTTTATCGCAAGCAGCGCTTAGTTCCTTTCGGAGAATATTTACCTTTTCGCGGCGTGTTGACTTTTTTAGAGCGTTATATTGATATTCCGATGGCAGATATTTCGAGTGGTGAGGGCAGGCCTTTGGTACGATTAAAAGGTTATCCGGTGGGCAGCTCTATTTGCTATGAGGCGGTATACGGAAATCAAGTGATTGAGGCGATGCCGGAAGCTAAATTTCTAGTTAATGTGAGTAATGATGCCTGGTTTGGAGATTCACTAGCGCCGCACCAACATTTGGAAATAACACGCTCAAGAGCGGTGGAGACGGGTAGATATTTATTACGTGCGACTAATACAGGGATATCTGCAGTGATTAATCCGAACGGTATTATTGTTAATAAATCAGTACAATTTCAAGATGATGTGATAAGAGCAACCATTAGTCCTTATAGCGGCGTCACGCCCTATGCTCGTTGGGGAAATTGGGGCATTGTAAGTATCGTATTTAGCTGTCTAGCGGGTCTTGGTATTTTAAGATGGTTAACTAGAACACATTAA
- a CDS encoding glycosyltransferase, which yields MIINSADADSPKISIITVVYNGERYIEETIRSVVAQSYNNYEYIIIDGSSTDKTLEIINKFESSINCLVSEPDDGMYDALFKGFALAHGEILCWINADDKLMPWALEVVANEFKSKNVSWVTGIPGFWGEHGELSFVGKIRWYPRYLIKRGFFHHLALGCIQQESTFFSKELYQSLGKQELNQISSFKSAGDYYLWRCFAKHSSLKTIPTVISGFRMHQDNKSNDLRSYLNEAGIKNFYFLRLMAWLPIRLVHVFASFLYSSYLYYGKRKVHGLVHYYSKKVSKKVG from the coding sequence ATGATAATAAACAGTGCAGATGCTGATTCCCCTAAAATTTCAATAATTACAGTTGTATATAATGGCGAGCGATATATTGAGGAGACGATAAGGAGTGTAGTCGCACAATCATATAACAACTATGAATACATCATTATAGATGGTAGTTCTACAGATAAAACACTTGAGATAATTAATAAATTTGAAAGCTCAATAAATTGTTTGGTAAGTGAGCCTGATGATGGTATGTATGATGCCTTGTTTAAAGGATTTGCGTTAGCTCATGGTGAGATACTTTGTTGGATTAATGCTGATGATAAACTTATGCCATGGGCTTTAGAAGTGGTAGCAAATGAGTTTAAATCTAAAAATGTAAGTTGGGTGACTGGTATACCGGGATTTTGGGGTGAGCATGGGGAATTAAGTTTTGTGGGTAAAATTCGTTGGTACCCCAGATATCTAATCAAAAGAGGTTTTTTTCATCACTTGGCGTTAGGTTGTATACAACAAGAAAGTACTTTTTTTTCCAAAGAATTATATCAATCATTGGGTAAGCAAGAATTAAATCAAATTTCATCCTTTAAGAGTGCTGGCGACTACTACCTATGGCGTTGTTTCGCAAAACATTCGTCACTGAAAACCATTCCTACTGTTATCTCCGGGTTTAGGATGCACCAAGATAACAAGTCAAATGATCTTCGTAGTTACTTAAATGAAGCTGGCATAAAAAACTTTTATTTTTTACGATTAATGGCATGGCTTCCAATTCGACTGGTTCATGTTTTTGCATCATTTTTATATTCTTCATATTTGTATTATGGGAAAAGAAAAGTGCATGGGTTAGTTCATTATTATTCTAAAAAAGTTAGCAAGAAAGTTGGATAA
- a CDS encoding CBS domain-containing protein translates to MMSNSDNNTMRPSLLASVKLLLSGTPQSREHIIQLLRNAEIKNVLNKDTLEMIEGAFQVSKIQVKNIMIPRSHMVVVREDATLQDMLPIIIDSAHSRFPVVGDSRDEVLGIVLAKDLLRFFIDGKQEEFSLDDVLRPAVIVPESKRVNTLLSEFKDGRNHMAIVVDEYSSISGLVTIEDVLEQIVGEITDEHDIEEGRYIFEHSKGHYGIKALTPIEDFNEFFSTAYSDNDFETFGGLVLSKFGHLPKKGEKIEFDKFEIEVLRADRRRLHLLNVSHRT, encoded by the coding sequence ATGATGAGTAATAGTGATAACAATACGATGCGACCAAGTCTGCTTGCGTCTGTAAAGCTACTTCTGAGCGGAACTCCACAGAGTCGTGAGCACATCATTCAGTTGTTGCGCAATGCTGAAATTAAAAATGTATTAAATAAAGATACACTTGAAATGATAGAAGGTGCATTTCAAGTTTCAAAAATTCAAGTTAAAAATATTATGATTCCACGGTCACATATGGTGGTGGTTCGTGAAGATGCAACATTGCAAGATATGCTTCCAATTATTATTGATTCAGCGCACTCAAGATTTCCTGTTGTGGGAGATAGTCGTGATGAGGTTTTGGGGATTGTACTTGCTAAAGACTTGCTGCGGTTTTTTATTGATGGGAAACAAGAAGAGTTTAGTTTGGATGATGTGCTTAGGCCGGCGGTAATCGTGCCAGAATCAAAACGTGTAAACACCTTGTTAAGCGAATTTAAGGACGGCCGTAATCATATGGCCATTGTTGTAGATGAATACAGCAGCATTTCAGGACTGGTTACCATTGAGGATGTGCTGGAACAAATTGTTGGTGAAATTACTGATGAGCATGACATTGAAGAAGGACGCTATATATTTGAGCATTCCAAAGGCCACTACGGTATAAAAGCTTTGACACCAATAGAGGACTTTAATGAGTTTTTTTCAACTGCATACAGTGATAATGACTTTGAAACATTTGGTGGGTTGGTGCTGAGTAAATTTGGTCATTTGCCTAAAAAAGGTGAAAAAATAGAGTTTGATAAATTTGAGATTGAAGTGTTACGTGCAGACAGGCGAAGGTTACATTTACTAAACGTTTCTCATCGTACTTGA
- a CDS encoding undecaprenyl-phosphate glucose phosphotransferase — protein sequence MIMRRGLLNRHSDVINLIHRSLDWLVIITCGLIVFAIYPGQWPLSKFYISALAVAAILVYTIFPYFSLYQAWRGASLFEEIRTLSFAWLVVVLLMLGISVLTKSSEEYSRIWLVGWSVSTWIVLIISRVIARNALGWMREKGLNIRNIVLVGNNKLSEEIAAKFKKEIWAGFNLKGVFIKDFDPEDTVVGHPVLGGIKNMAQYVEENNIDQVWIVMPLKEEEAVMRILNELRLSTVDIRYVPDIFGLNLFNHSITEVIGYPVINLSVSPMVGMNKFVKVIEDGILALIIFIVFFPIMLIIGILVKVTSKGPMLFKQKRHGWDGRVINVYKFRTMHLHAENGGIVTQAMSDDHRVTRLGKFLRRTSMDELPQVYNVLQGRMSLVGPRPHAIEHNLDYREKIDQYMLRHKVKPGITGWAQVNGYRGETNTIDKMKKRVEYDIYYIENWSLWLDLKILFLTIFKGFTHKNAY from the coding sequence ATCATTATGCGTAGAGGGTTGTTGAATAGACATTCTGATGTAATTAATTTAATTCATCGGTCGTTAGACTGGTTGGTGATTATAACTTGTGGTTTGATTGTATTTGCAATCTATCCTGGTCAGTGGCCTCTATCAAAATTTTATATTTCGGCTCTAGCTGTTGCAGCCATTTTGGTCTATACAATATTCCCATATTTTTCTTTGTACCAAGCATGGAGAGGCGCATCATTATTTGAGGAAATAAGGACACTTAGTTTTGCATGGTTGGTTGTAGTTCTATTAATGCTTGGTATTTCAGTTCTCACTAAGTCAAGTGAAGAGTATTCGCGCATATGGTTGGTTGGTTGGTCTGTTTCGACATGGATTGTTTTAATCATCTCTCGCGTAATTGCAAGAAACGCTTTAGGTTGGATGCGTGAAAAAGGTTTAAATATTCGCAATATAGTTTTAGTTGGCAATAATAAATTGTCTGAAGAAATCGCAGCTAAATTTAAAAAAGAAATATGGGCGGGATTTAACTTAAAGGGTGTGTTTATAAAAGATTTTGATCCTGAGGATACTGTTGTTGGACATCCAGTGTTAGGTGGAATCAAGAATATGGCTCAATATGTTGAAGAAAATAATATTGACCAGGTCTGGATAGTTATGCCATTAAAAGAAGAAGAAGCAGTAATGCGCATTCTCAATGAATTGAGACTGAGTACAGTAGATATTAGATATGTTCCGGATATTTTTGGATTAAATCTTTTTAATCACTCCATTACAGAAGTGATTGGATATCCGGTTATAAATTTGTCGGTCTCTCCGATGGTTGGAATGAATAAGTTTGTTAAAGTAATCGAAGATGGAATTTTAGCACTTATTATATTTATTGTTTTTTTTCCAATAATGCTAATAATCGGAATACTTGTGAAAGTAACTTCAAAGGGTCCAATGTTGTTCAAGCAGAAACGCCATGGTTGGGATGGGCGTGTCATTAATGTATATAAGTTTAGGACTATGCATCTTCATGCTGAAAATGGTGGCATTGTTACACAAGCAATGTCTGATGATCATCGAGTAACAAGACTTGGCAAGTTTCTGCGTCGAACCAGTATGGATGAATTGCCTCAAGTATATAATGTACTGCAAGGTAGAATGTCGCTGGTTGGACCACGACCTCATGCTATTGAGCATAATTTGGATTACAGAGAAAAAATTGATCAATATATGCTCCGCCATAAGGTTAAGCCTGGTATTACGGGATGGGCTCAGGTTAATGGTTATCGTGGTGAAACGAATACTATAGACAAAATGAAAAAACGGGTTGAATACGATATATACTACATTGAAAATTGGTCGCTATGGCTAGATCTGAAGATTCTTTTTCTTACAATTTTTAAGGGATTTACGCATAAGAATGCCTATTAA
- a CDS encoding WecB/TagA/CpsF family glycosyltransferase, producing MEQNLSKYVMGVRIDCINIEEVVRKVVQLVKNSKYGYVCAANVHMLMEAQDSRDFKNIVNTAAIICPDGMPIVWVLRKLGIYTQQRITGYDITINIIREAANSGMRIGFLGGEPKVLIEAVENLKMNNENLKIPYTYSPPFRDQSQQETESLVTGINDSGVEVLFVALGCPKQEKWMHDNAKEVRAVMVGVGAVIEFLAGTKKRAPNWLQKLGLEWAYRLMQEPRRLFSRYVILNSRFIAMVIRQKLSGDF from the coding sequence ATGGAACAGAATCTCAGTAAATATGTAATGGGTGTTCGAATTGATTGTATAAATATCGAAGAGGTTGTTCGAAAGGTGGTTCAATTAGTTAAAAATTCAAAATATGGATATGTTTGTGCTGCAAATGTTCATATGCTAATGGAGGCGCAGGATTCTAGAGATTTTAAAAATATAGTTAATACTGCAGCAATTATTTGTCCTGATGGGATGCCGATTGTTTGGGTCCTTAGGAAGCTGGGTATCTATACGCAACAGAGAATTACAGGCTACGATATTACAATAAATATTATTAGAGAAGCAGCAAATAGTGGGATGCGAATCGGGTTTTTAGGTGGTGAGCCAAAGGTTTTAATAGAAGCTGTTGAAAATTTAAAAATGAATAATGAGAATTTGAAGATACCATACACATACTCCCCTCCATTTAGAGATCAGTCACAGCAAGAGACTGAATCTCTAGTGACAGGTATAAATGATTCAGGTGTTGAGGTGTTGTTTGTTGCACTTGGTTGCCCGAAGCAAGAAAAATGGATGCATGATAATGCTAAAGAAGTTCGTGCTGTGATGGTAGGTGTTGGAGCTGTAATTGAGTTCCTGGCTGGCACCAAAAAAAGAGCTCCTAATTGGCTGCAAAAATTAGGGTTAGAGTGGGCATATCGTTTAATGCAAGAGCCTCGAAGGCTGTTTAGCCGCTATGTAATACTAAATTCTCGATTTATAGCTATGGTGATAAGGCAAAAATTATCAGGCGATTTTTGA
- a CDS encoding aminotransferase class I/II-fold pyridoxal phosphate-dependent enzyme, with the protein MNKIPLYKPYLSDLERGYLLEAFDSTWISSKGKFVNRFEESFSKFVGVSNCTTVCNGTTALHLALLALGIGRGDEVIVPTLTYIASVNAIIYVGATPVFVDSEDDTWQMSVADVERKVNDNTKAIMSVHLYGHPCDIGSIKNICTKNNIYLIEDCAEALGAYYHSEHVGRQADVSCYSFFGNKTITTGEGGMLVAQNIDIFDRAVQFKTQGVRMEGDYWHDVVGYNYRMTNLCAAIGLAQLERISEICEKKRLLASWYKKGLDAQKVVVQRESKNIIHSYWLVTVLVNDARKVEKLRNHLADNEVETRPVFRPIHLMPMYLSKEGNYPIAERISAQGVSLPSWPGLSFEQITYICNLINKFL; encoded by the coding sequence ATGAATAAAATACCACTTTACAAGCCATATTTATCTGATCTAGAAAGAGGTTATCTATTGGAGGCATTCGATTCTACGTGGATTTCATCTAAGGGGAAGTTTGTAAATAGGTTTGAAGAGAGTTTTTCAAAATTTGTTGGTGTTTCTAATTGCACGACAGTATGTAATGGGACAACTGCGTTACATCTGGCTTTATTAGCATTGGGAATTGGCAGAGGGGATGAGGTAATTGTACCTACACTTACGTATATTGCTTCAGTTAATGCAATTATCTATGTTGGTGCGACACCTGTGTTTGTGGATTCTGAAGATGATACATGGCAAATGAGTGTCGCAGATGTCGAGAGAAAAGTTAATGACAATACTAAAGCTATTATGTCGGTGCACTTGTATGGACATCCGTGTGATATAGGTAGTATTAAAAATATATGTACAAAAAATAATATCTATTTAATAGAGGATTGTGCAGAAGCACTTGGCGCATATTACCACAGTGAGCATGTAGGAAGACAGGCCGATGTATCTTGTTATAGTTTTTTTGGCAATAAAACAATTACAACTGGAGAAGGAGGTATGCTTGTTGCGCAAAATATAGATATTTTTGATCGAGCTGTGCAGTTTAAAACTCAAGGGGTTCGTATGGAGGGGGACTATTGGCATGATGTTGTTGGATACAACTATCGGATGACAAATCTATGCGCGGCAATTGGTTTGGCGCAATTAGAGAGGATAAGTGAGATATGTGAGAAAAAGAGATTGCTTGCTAGTTGGTATAAAAAAGGTTTGGATGCGCAAAAAGTTGTGGTTCAAAGAGAGTCAAAAAATATTATTCATTCTTACTGGTTGGTAACCGTGCTAGTTAATGATGCTAGAAAAGTTGAAAAATTAAGAAACCATCTTGCAGATAATGAGGTTGAGACTCGGCCTGTATTTAGGCCTATTCATTTAATGCCGATGTACTTAAGCAAAGAAGGAAATTACCCTATTGCTGAAAGGATAAGTGCACAAGGTGTTAGCCTGCCTAGTTGGCCTGGTTTGAGTTTTGAGCAGATCACCTATATATGTAATTTAATTAATAAGTTTTTGTAA
- the ybeY gene encoding rRNA maturation RNase YbeY, with protein sequence MTIHLDVQVVSQETGIPDVTDFEYWANTVPTNIETNVCLRIVDESEAKALNNQYRHIDKATNVLSFPAEIPSQVEMNFLGDIVICAPVVDDEVQQQGKQLSAHWAHLLVHGILHLQGYDHEDEQAADEMESLEIEILQKLNIPDPYQ encoded by the coding sequence ATGACCATCCATTTAGATGTGCAAGTTGTTTCGCAAGAAACAGGCATACCTGATGTAACTGACTTTGAGTATTGGGCAAATACAGTGCCTACAAATATTGAGACAAATGTTTGCCTTCGTATTGTGGATGAATCAGAAGCTAAAGCGCTTAATAATCAATATCGCCATATCGATAAAGCAACCAACGTGCTGTCATTCCCAGCAGAAATACCCTCACAAGTAGAGATGAACTTTCTTGGTGATATCGTAATATGTGCACCAGTAGTGGATGATGAGGTACAGCAGCAAGGAAAGCAGTTGAGTGCGCATTGGGCGCATTTATTAGTGCATGGAATATTGCATTTACAAGGCTATGATCATGAGGATGAGCAGGCTGCGGATGAGATGGAATCCTTAGAAATTGAGATACTGCAAAAATTAAATATCCCAGACCCATATCAATAA
- the miaB gene encoding tRNA (N6-isopentenyl adenosine(37)-C2)-methylthiotransferase MiaB, translated as MQKVYIKTQGCQMNEYDSEKMLDVLNYECGMETTQDPSEADVLLLNTCSIREKAQEKVFSQLGQWRKLKESNPNLLIGVGGCVASQEGEALAKRSQQVDVVFGPQTIHRLPELFNQAKASKKAIVDISFPEIEKFDCLPKPRADGPTAFVSIMEGCSKYCTYCVVPYTRGEEFSRPLVDVMKEIEELARQGVREITLLGQNVNGYRGLDENNDIVDFSLLIYFVSKVEGVERIRYTSSHPIEFSDNLIDAYRDVPELVNHVHLPVQSGSDRVLAAMKRGHTALEFKSIIKKLRKQRPDVSISSDFIIGFPGETDEEFEDTMKFVEEIGFDQSYSFIYSRRPGTPAASLEDDVSLELKKERLHRFQQLVNSMAAKYSKAMLGTEQVVLVEGLSKKSDQEFSGRTENNRVVNFKAPDEVIGKFVRLNITDIFSNSLRGSYLETLQ; from the coding sequence ATGCAAAAAGTTTATATCAAAACACAAGGCTGCCAGATGAATGAGTATGATTCAGAAAAAATGCTGGATGTGCTTAATTATGAGTGTGGTATGGAGACTACTCAGGATCCGTCTGAAGCTGATGTGTTATTACTTAATACTTGTTCTATACGTGAGAAGGCCCAAGAGAAAGTGTTTTCACAGTTAGGCCAATGGCGTAAATTAAAAGAGAGTAACCCTAACTTATTAATAGGCGTAGGTGGTTGTGTTGCGAGTCAAGAAGGCGAGGCATTAGCAAAACGATCTCAACAGGTGGACGTTGTATTTGGTCCTCAGACCATTCATAGATTACCAGAGTTATTTAATCAGGCAAAAGCTAGTAAGAAAGCGATTGTTGATATTTCATTTCCTGAAATTGAAAAATTTGATTGTTTACCTAAACCAAGAGCGGATGGCCCAACTGCTTTTGTGTCGATCATGGAAGGCTGTAGTAAATATTGTACGTATTGTGTTGTGCCTTACACAAGAGGGGAGGAGTTTAGCCGTCCTCTTGTAGATGTCATGAAAGAAATAGAAGAATTGGCTCGTCAAGGAGTGCGAGAAATTACTCTGTTAGGTCAAAACGTAAATGGTTATCGAGGCTTAGACGAAAATAACGATATTGTAGATTTTTCATTGCTTATCTATTTTGTAAGTAAAGTGGAGGGAGTGGAAAGGATTCGATATACCAGTTCACACCCAATTGAATTTTCAGACAATCTTATTGATGCCTATAGGGATGTACCAGAGTTGGTAAATCATGTGCATTTACCCGTGCAAAGTGGTTCGGATCGTGTGTTAGCGGCAATGAAGCGCGGGCACACTGCATTAGAGTTCAAATCAATAATTAAAAAGTTACGTAAACAGCGACCTGATGTCAGTATCTCGTCTGATTTTATTATCGGTTTCCCTGGCGAAACCGATGAAGAATTTGAGGATACTATGAAATTTGTTGAAGAAATAGGTTTTGATCAGTCATATAGTTTTATATACAGCCGTCGGCCAGGAACTCCTGCGGCTTCACTAGAAGATGATGTTTCTCTTGAGCTTAAGAAAGAAAGATTGCACCGATTTCAGCAACTAGTGAATAGTATGGCTGCAAAATACTCGAAGGCTATGCTTGGAACTGAGCAGGTGGTTTTGGTTGAAGGTTTATCTAAAAAATCAGATCAAGAATTCTCTGGTCGAACAGAAAATAATCGCGTGGTGAACTTTAAAGCACCAGATGAAGTTATTGGTAAATTTGTTCGTCTTAATATTACTGATATTTTCTCAAATTCTCTGCGTGGCAGCTATCTTGAAACCTTGCAATAA